CAGCTCGAACAGGCCGGTGCCGATCGTCTTGTCCGTCAACCCCTGCGGGTTGTCCAGCCCCTTGGCGCAGACGATCATCACGTTGCCGCTCTTGACCAGCAGGAACGAGTCCGGCGTCGGCGACGTGACGGTCACCGTGCGGGCCTGGTCGTCGGCGGTGGCCTTGGTGCCGGCGGTGACCTGGCCGCCGAGCTGCATGGCCGTGTTCTTCGGGTCGGCGATGTAGGTGAAGTTGCGGGCCACGTCCGAGGCGGTCAGCGGGCTGCCGTCCGAACAGGTGATCCCCGGCTTCAGCGTGTACGTGATGGCCGTCGGCGTGACGTCCCACTTCTGCGCCAGCCACGGCCGGACCGCGCCGGCGCCGTCGACGCTGATCAGGGTGTTGTACGCGTACGCCGCGACCACCTGGGTGACGGCCATCGGCGAGTGGAAGATGTCCAGGGTGCCCGGGTCGGCGGCGATGGCGTGGGTGAAGGTGCCGCCGCTTTTCACCTGCTGCCCGGTGCCGGAGTCGGAGTCGGATCCGCCGCACGCGGCGGTGCTGGCGGCGAGCGCGACGACACTGCCTATGACGATGTGCTTTCGCATGCTGTTTCCCTTCGATTGGCGGCTATGACGAGCGCAGCTTCGGCACCGCGTCCAGCAGCGCCCGGGTGTGCGCGTGGGCCGGTGCGGTGAGCACCTGGGCGGCCGGCCCGTGCTCGACGAGCCGCCCGCCGGCCATCACCGCGATCTCGTCGCTGACGTACCGGACCACGGCCAGGTTGTGCGAGATGAACAGGATCGTCAGGCCCAGGTCGCGCTGCAGCTCGCGGATCAGGTTGAGCACCGAGCCCTGCACGGACACGTCGAGCGCCGAGGTGATCTCGTCGGCGATCACCACCGCGGGCTCGGCGGCGAGGGCCCGGGCCAGCGCCACCCGCTGCCGCTGGCCGCCGGACAGCGCGCGGGGCAGCGCCCGCCGGACGTCCGGGTCGAGGTGGACGAGCTCCAGCAGGCGGCACACCCGGCCGTCCCGGGCGCCGCGCGGGCGGCGGCCCGGCAGGGCCTCGGCGATCGACGCGCCGACCGGCATCCGCGGGTCCAGCGACGAGTACGGGTCCTGGAAGACCAGCTGTACGGGGCGCCGGCCGCGCACCCGGGTGACATCGGCGCCGTCCAGCAGCACCCGCCCGCCGGCCACCCGGTGCAGGCCCACCGCGGCGGCGGCCAATGTGGACTTGCCGGAGCCGGACTCGCCGACCAGCCCGACGGTGGTGCCGGCGGGCACGGTGAGGCTGACTCCGTCCACCGCCGGGTGGCCGCCGAAGCGCACCGTCACGTCCTGGAATTCGAGCGCGCTCATGACGCGTTCCAGCAGGCGACCTTGTGCTGCCCACTGTGGACGGTCAATGGTGGACGGTCGGTGGCGCAGCGCTCGTCGGCCCGGTCGCAGCGGGGCGCGAACGCGCACCCCGGGGGCCGGCGGGCCGGATCCGGCGGCCGGCCCGGGATCGTCGCGAGTGGACGGTCGCGGTCGGTGTCCAGGTGCGGCACCGACGCGAGCAGCGCCCGGGTGTACGGATGCGCCGGCCCGGACAGCAGCCGCTCGACGGTCAGGTCCTCGACCACGGTGCCGCCGTACATGACCAGCACCCGATCGCACAGGCCGGACACCACCGCGATGTCGTGCGAGATGAACAGGATCGCGGCGCCGGCGTCCGCGCGGGCCCGGGCGAGCAGCTCCAGCACCTGCTTCTGCACGGTCACGTCCAGGGCGGTGGTCGGCTCGTCGGCGACGATGAGGCGCGGCGTGCCCATCAGCCCGGCGCCGATCATCGCGCGCTGCCGCATGCCGCCGGACAGCTCGTGCGGATGCTGGCGGGCCCGCCGCTCCGGGTCGGCGATGCGCACCGCACGCAACCGGTCCACCGCACGGGCCAGCGCCGCCCGCCGGGACAGCCCCTGGTGCACCTCGGCCACCTCGGCGAGCTGGCGGCCCACCCGCAGGGCCGGGTTGAGGGAGGTCATCGGGTCCTGGAAGACCACGGCGAGGCAGGTGCCCAGCAGCGAGCGGGGCGCCCGGTCGAGGTCGTGGCCGAGGAATTCCAGCCGGTCGGCCTCGACCCGGCCGGGCCGCTCGATGAGGCCGGCGCACGCCATCGCCGTGAGGCTCTTGCCCGAACCGGACTCGCCGACAACGCCGACCGCCTCGCCGGGGCGTACGTCGAAGTCCACCCCGTCGACCGGGGTCACCCAGCCGCCATCGGGGGCCGGAAAGGAGACGCGCAGCCCGCGTACCCGCAGAACGGTCTGCTCGGACGGCGCCGCCGGCCGGGCCGCGGCGCGCTGCGGCGCGGACGCCGGGGGTACGCGTGCGGTGCGGCGCCCCACCGCGGCCGCGAGCGCCTCCCCCAGCAGGTTGAACGTGAGGCCGGCGAGCACCACCGCGAGGCCCGGCGCCAGCGCGGCGGCCGGGTTGACGTAGATGCGGTCCAGGCCCTCGTTGAGCAGCCGGCCCCAGTCGTAGCCGGGCGGCTGGATGCCCAGGCCCAGGAAGGACAGGCCGGCGAACGCGAGCAGCGCGCCGCCGGCGCCGATGGTGGCGTTGACGATCAGCGGCTCGGCGATGTTCGGCAGCACGTGGCGGAAGAGGATCCGGGTCCGGCCGACGCCGACGACCCGGGCCGCGGCGATGTAGTCCTGCCCGGCGACCGAGGCGGCCAGGGTCTGGGTGAGCCGGGCGAACACCGGCGCGCCGGCCAACCCGATCGCGAGCACCGCGCCGCGCGCGCCGGCGCCCCAGACGATCGCGAAGAACAGCGCCAGCAGCAGCCCGGGGAACGCGACCAGCACGTTGATGGCGGCGGCGACGAACCGCCCGGAACGCCGGCCGAGCACCGACGGCAGCGCGCCGAGCAGCAGGCCCAGCGCCACCGCGAGCAGGGTGGCCAGCACCGCCAGCAGCACCGACAGGCGGGTCGCGGTGAGCACCCGGGCGAGCACGTCCCGGCCCACCTCGTCGGTGCCGAACGGGTGGGCGGCACTGGGCGGCTGGAGCCGGTCGACGACCGAGTCCCGGGCCGCCGCGTCGCCCCACACGAGCGGGCCTGCGACCACCAGGGCGAACAGCGCGGCCGTGGCGAGGGCGGCGGCGAGTCCGAGCGGGGTACGCGGCGCCCGCATGTCAGCCCTCCCGGATCGTGGAGCGCGGGTCGGCCTTGGACAGCACCAGGTCGACCAGGAAGTTCACCAGCAGCACGGCCGCGCCGTACACGAGCACGATGCCCTGGGCCAGCGAGTAGTCCTTCTGCGTGATCGCGTCGACGAACGCGGTGCCCA
This genomic stretch from Phytohabitans rumicis harbors:
- a CDS encoding ABC transporter ATP-binding protein, coding for MSALEFQDVTVRFGGHPAVDGVSLTVPAGTTVGLVGESGSGKSTLAAAAVGLHRVAGGRVLLDGADVTRVRGRRPVQLVFQDPYSSLDPRMPVGASIAEALPGRRPRGARDGRVCRLLELVHLDPDVRRALPRALSGGQRQRVALARALAAEPAVVIADEITSALDVSVQGSVLNLIRELQRDLGLTILFISHNLAVVRYVSDEIAVMAGGRLVEHGPAAQVLTAPAHAHTRALLDAVPKLRSS
- a CDS encoding dipeptide/oligopeptide/nickel ABC transporter permease/ATP-binding protein, which produces MRAPRTPLGLAAALATAALFALVVAGPLVWGDAAARDSVVDRLQPPSAAHPFGTDEVGRDVLARVLTATRLSVLLAVLATLLAVALGLLLGALPSVLGRRSGRFVAAAINVLVAFPGLLLALFFAIVWGAGARGAVLAIGLAGAPVFARLTQTLAASVAGQDYIAAARVVGVGRTRILFRHVLPNIAEPLIVNATIGAGGALLAFAGLSFLGLGIQPPGYDWGRLLNEGLDRIYVNPAAALAPGLAVVLAGLTFNLLGEALAAAVGRRTARVPPASAPQRAAARPAAPSEQTVLRVRGLRVSFPAPDGGWVTPVDGVDFDVRPGEAVGVVGESGSGKSLTAMACAGLIERPGRVEADRLEFLGHDLDRAPRSLLGTCLAVVFQDPMTSLNPALRVGRQLAEVAEVHQGLSRRAALARAVDRLRAVRIADPERRARQHPHELSGGMRQRAMIGAGLMGTPRLIVADEPTTALDVTVQKQVLELLARARADAGAAILFISHDIAVVSGLCDRVLVMYGGTVVEDLTVERLLSGPAHPYTRALLASVPHLDTDRDRPLATIPGRPPDPARRPPGCAFAPRCDRADERCATDRPPLTVHSGQHKVACWNAS